The Chryseobacterium indicum genome includes a window with the following:
- a CDS encoding gliding motility protein GldB — translation MKIFRITALSLVLILGLNSCKKESQNQWNVEITTPAEKVEITDISKELYDPNVSSESFKAKFPWFQGTVSDADFAKRRVDPEEIKIYKEAAAKIDQKKLQTDLQDLFSHIRFYFPSFKSPKVFLFSSALQMVQDPIFYDAKGNQLFIDITGFMGDGNPNYKGLEMYFQKSMNPNNIVPKVAQIFAEGFVKESPDHQKFIDMMILNGKIMILKDAFLPTYPEYLKMNYTQKQYEWAVSNEANIWNYFVENNIIFGDDHRLEDRFIAPGPFSKFYTEIDNESSPQIAIFTGWQICKEYLKQKPETKLQDFLGLDATVIFNQSGYKPKVK, via the coding sequence ATGAAGATTTTCAGAATTACTGCACTTTCTTTAGTATTAATTTTAGGATTGAACTCCTGTAAAAAAGAATCTCAGAATCAATGGAACGTAGAGATTACAACTCCCGCGGAAAAGGTAGAAATTACAGATATTTCCAAAGAACTTTACGATCCGAATGTTTCATCGGAAAGTTTTAAAGCTAAATTTCCTTGGTTTCAGGGAACGGTAAGCGATGCAGATTTTGCCAAAAGAAGAGTAGATCCTGAAGAAATTAAAATTTACAAGGAAGCAGCTGCAAAAATAGATCAGAAAAAACTCCAGACCGATCTTCAGGATTTGTTTTCGCACATCAGATTTTATTTTCCTTCCTTTAAAAGTCCGAAAGTATTTTTATTTTCATCGGCTTTGCAGATGGTTCAGGATCCTATTTTTTATGATGCCAAAGGAAATCAGCTTTTTATTGATATAACAGGCTTTATGGGAGACGGAAACCCCAATTATAAAGGGCTGGAAATGTACTTCCAGAAATCCATGAACCCGAATAATATTGTTCCGAAAGTAGCGCAGATTTTCGCGGAAGGTTTTGTGAAAGAATCTCCGGATCATCAGAAATTTATCGATATGATGATTCTCAACGGTAAAATCATGATTCTTAAAGATGCTTTTTTACCAACATATCCGGAATATCTGAAAATGAACTACACCCAGAAGCAGTATGAATGGGCAGTCTCCAACGAAGCCAATATCTGGAATTATTTCGTGGAAAATAATATCATTTTTGGAGACGATCACAGATTGGAAGACCGTTTTATCGCTCCGGGACCATTTTCGAAATTTTATACGGAAATTGATAACGAATCTTCTCCGCAGATTGCCATTTTCACAGGATGGCAGATCTGTAAAGAATATCTGAAACAGAAACCGGAAACCAAACTTCAGGATTTCTTAGGATTGGATGCAACCGTTATTTTTAACCAGTCAGGGTATAAACCGAAAGTAAAATAA
- the gldC gene encoding gliding motility protein GldC, with amino-acid sequence MRKTQITIDVELDENHIPENITWNAQDGGIEKEETKATMISVWDEKNMEALRIDLWTKEMPVDQMKMFIHQVLVSMGNTYQRATGEEDVAQWLEQMAEEFAVKSAIKM; translated from the coding sequence ATGAGAAAAACTCAGATTACGATAGATGTAGAACTGGATGAAAACCACATTCCGGAAAACATCACCTGGAACGCACAGGACGGCGGAATTGAAAAAGAAGAAACAAAGGCAACCATGATCTCCGTTTGGGACGAAAAAAATATGGAAGCTTTGAGAATTGATCTCTGGACAAAAGAAATGCCGGTGGATCAGATGAAAATGTTCATTCATCAGGTGCTTGTTTCTATGGGGAATACCTACCAAAGAGCAACAGGAGAAGAAGATGTGGCACAATGGTTGGAGCAGATGGCAGAAGAGTTCGCAGTAAAATCGGCGATAAAAATGTAA
- the nadE gene encoding NAD(+) synthase: protein MQTQKVIDHIVNWLKDYAVKAKVNGYVIGVSGGVDSGVVSTLCAMTGLEVLALEMPIRQKADQVNRAQDHIEDLKKKFPNVKSETVNLTPVFESFENIVSAHSEGNPNNNLALANTRSRFRMLNLYYFGQLHGLLVCGTGNKVEDFGIGFYTKYGDGGVDVSPIADLYKTEVYELARALNLIESIQNAIPTDGLWDAERTDEDQIGATYPELEKIQKEYGTKTAEDYEGRDKEVFLIFDRMHKAAKHKMVPIPICDIPEDWRTN, encoded by the coding sequence ATGCAGACACAAAAAGTTATAGACCATATTGTAAACTGGCTGAAAGATTATGCCGTAAAAGCAAAAGTAAACGGATATGTAATCGGAGTTTCGGGGGGTGTGGATTCGGGTGTCGTTTCTACTCTTTGTGCGATGACAGGGCTTGAAGTTCTGGCTCTGGAAATGCCGATCCGTCAAAAAGCAGATCAGGTAAACAGAGCGCAGGATCATATTGAGGATCTGAAAAAGAAATTTCCAAACGTAAAATCAGAAACCGTTAACTTAACTCCTGTTTTCGAAAGTTTTGAAAATATTGTCAGCGCACATTCAGAAGGAAATCCTAATAACAATCTGGCTCTTGCGAATACAAGATCACGTTTCAGAATGCTGAATTTATACTATTTCGGACAGCTTCACGGACTTTTGGTGTGCGGAACAGGAAATAAAGTGGAAGATTTCGGAATCGGTTTCTACACCAAATACGGCGACGGCGGTGTGGATGTTTCTCCAATCGCGGATCTTTACAAAACGGAAGTTTACGAACTGGCGAGAGCTTTAAATTTAATTGAAAGCATTCAGAATGCAATTCCTACGGACGGACTTTGGGATGCAGAAAGAACAGACGAAGACCAGATCGGGGCAACCTACCCTGAACTGGAAAAAATCCAGAAAGAATACGGAACGAAAACAGCCGAAGATTACGAAGGCAGAGACAAAGAGGTTTTCCTTATTTTCGACAGAATGCATAAAGCGGCAAAACATAAAATGGTTCCGATCCCGATCTGCGATATTCCGGAAGACTGGAGAACTAATTAA
- a CDS encoding GNAT family N-acetyltransferase, producing the protein MYLETQRLILRKFEETDAERLFLLDSNSEVMKYIGVPPLSDISESENVIKMIQQQYRDNGVGRLAVIEKESGLLIGWSGLKLIAQEINGYNNIYDLGYRFIPEYWGKGYALESAKASLEFGFNDLKAETIYAHAHSENEGSNHILRKLGFEKTGEFTEPDGICFWYELQHQNYIK; encoded by the coding sequence ATGTATTTAGAAACACAAAGACTTATTCTGAGAAAATTTGAAGAAACAGATGCAGAACGCCTGTTTCTCCTCGATTCCAATTCTGAAGTGATGAAATACATCGGAGTACCTCCTCTTTCCGATATCAGCGAATCTGAAAATGTGATTAAAATGATTCAGCAGCAATATCGTGATAATGGTGTCGGAAGACTCGCTGTAATTGAAAAAGAAAGCGGACTGTTGATCGGCTGGAGTGGACTGAAATTAATTGCTCAGGAAATAAACGGTTACAATAATATTTACGATCTCGGCTATCGTTTCATTCCGGAATACTGGGGAAAAGGCTATGCGCTGGAATCGGCAAAAGCTTCGCTTGAATTTGGGTTTAATGATCTGAAAGCTGAAACCATTTATGCTCATGCCCATTCTGAAAACGAAGGTTCCAATCATATTTTAAGAAAATTAGGCTTTGAAAAAACCGGCGAATTCACCGAACCGGACGGAATTTGCTTCTGGTATGAGCTTCAACATCAAAATTACATCAAATAA
- a CDS encoding barstar family protein, whose translation MSTIYIDFTDIGDYEDFYAQLKEKIKLPEHFGDNLDALSDVITGELEMPLHIEFVNMTVDQLETFEDLLLTLEDAEEEMEDFTFTYFLEQYEDDYDDLVEDQE comes from the coding sequence ATGAGTACAATATATATAGATTTTACAGACATCGGAGATTATGAAGATTTCTATGCCCAACTGAAAGAAAAGATCAAACTTCCTGAGCATTTCGGAGATAATCTGGATGCACTTTCTGATGTGATTACAGGAGAACTGGAAATGCCTCTTCACATTGAGTTTGTAAATATGACGGTCGATCAGCTGGAAACTTTTGAAGATCTTCTTCTCACGCTCGAAGATGCTGAGGAAGAAATGGAAGACTTCACTTTCACTTATTTCCTCGAGCAGTATGAAGATGACTATGATGATCTGGTTGAAGACCAAGAATAA
- a CDS encoding Crp/Fnr family transcriptional regulator — translation MIICENLLFSHGAELQHYNSGDYIFKEESTPKYYLQIKSGTVKLSSFLEDGKEFIHGIPFDGHCFAETYIFHSRKYAVSAVAVTDCEIIRLEKNKLIKLVLEKPELLLKIYSYTADRMRYKHITSAPFSFRDPITKLNLLMSHVKAHFGFEEQFSFPVPYTRQQLASLTGMRIETVIRAIKKMEQQNIVKIDNSKIFI, via the coding sequence ATGATCATTTGTGAAAACCTTTTGTTTTCTCATGGCGCTGAACTCCAACACTATAATTCCGGCGATTATATTTTTAAAGAAGAAAGCACTCCAAAATATTATCTGCAGATAAAGTCCGGAACGGTAAAATTAAGCAGCTTTCTGGAAGACGGCAAGGAATTTATCCACGGAATTCCTTTCGATGGTCACTGCTTTGCCGAAACGTATATTTTCCACAGCAGAAAGTATGCAGTAAGTGCTGTTGCGGTTACAGATTGCGAAATCATCAGGCTGGAAAAAAATAAACTGATTAAACTCGTACTAGAAAAGCCCGAACTTCTCCTTAAAATATATTCTTACACTGCGGACAGAATGCGCTACAAACATATTACTTCGGCTCCGTTTTCTTTCCGGGATCCGATTACAAAGCTTAATCTCCTTATGTCCCACGTGAAAGCTCATTTCGGTTTTGAAGAACAGTTTTCTTTTCCGGTTCCTTACACCAGACAGCAATTAGCCTCGCTTACAGGAATGCGCATAGAGACTGTGATCCGCGCAATCAAAAAAATGGAACAGCAAAACATTGTAAAAATAGACAATAGTAAAATTTTTATTTAA
- a CDS encoding nuclear transport factor 2 family protein → MMRKIQILFLLMVSQIAFSQVKNTDELYKTAKKLDSLIFDVGFNKCDLSHYDSIVSEDLEFYHDKGGITSGKEAFKASIKNNICGGPNKVKRELIPNSMKVYPLYNNNVLYAFIQEGEHDFAEFYNGKWNKGSRAKFTILWILDGKDWKMKRVLSYDHHL, encoded by the coding sequence ATGATGAGAAAGATCCAGATTTTATTCCTGTTAATGGTAAGCCAGATTGCTTTTTCTCAGGTAAAAAATACCGACGAACTGTACAAAACGGCAAAAAAATTAGACAGTCTGATATTCGATGTCGGATTTAATAAATGCGATCTTTCTCATTATGATTCTATCGTAAGCGAAGACTTAGAATTCTACCACGATAAAGGCGGAATTACTTCCGGAAAAGAAGCCTTCAAAGCCTCCATTAAAAATAATATTTGTGGCGGACCCAACAAAGTGAAACGCGAACTGATTCCAAATTCCATGAAAGTTTATCCTTTGTACAATAATAATGTTCTGTATGCTTTCATTCAGGAGGGAGAGCATGATTTTGCTGAATTTTACAACGGAAAATGGAATAAAGGAAGCCGTGCAAAATTTACCATTCTCTGGATTCTGGACGGAAAAGACTGGAAAATGAAGCGCGTTCTCAGCTACGACCATCATTTATAA
- a CDS encoding ribonuclease domain-containing protein, with amino-acid sequence MNGKIRSVFFICLGLLFGMSVMYVYNNFIADKKEISSKNPRIEYGSSDISGSAYSSQESIDQLTEEKKVIAYVKKNHQLPEYYITKNEARKMGWNPAKGNLCEVLPGKAIGGDHFSNRERTLPEDEKYFEADVNYHCGNRNADRIVFTKNGDVYLTKNHYKSFEKQ; translated from the coding sequence ATGAATGGTAAAATAAGATCTGTATTTTTCATTTGTTTAGGGCTTCTTTTCGGGATGTCTGTAATGTACGTTTATAATAACTTCATTGCGGATAAAAAGGAAATTTCCTCTAAAAATCCAAGAATTGAATACGGCAGCTCTGATATTTCAGGCTCGGCATATTCGAGTCAGGAATCTATCGATCAGCTGACGGAAGAAAAAAAGGTTATTGCTTATGTTAAAAAAAATCATCAGCTTCCGGAGTATTACATCACCAAAAATGAAGCAAGAAAGATGGGCTGGAATCCAGCCAAAGGAAATCTGTGTGAGGTTTTGCCGGGAAAAGCAATTGGCGGAGATCACTTCAGCAACAGGGAAAGAACATTGCCTGAAGATGAAAAGTATTTTGAAGCGGATGTAAACTATCATTGCGGAAACAGAAATGCAGACCGGATTGTTTTCACGAAAAACGGTGATGTTTATCTCACGAAAAACCATTATAAGAGTTTTGAAAAGCAGTAG
- a CDS encoding leucine-rich repeat domain-containing protein codes for MKNKIIPVLILIFSVSCFYSQSLIFKDKNLEKAVIENSDLNKDGKMNQFEAERIENLFLVNKGITNTEDLAYFKNAKMIVLDDNSILNLSLKNMDHLQLFSCTGCKISNFKAENLKILASLYLDNNQIENISLKTTPRIDQLTVSLNKIKTIDVSSLKYLKKLNLEHNLIQKLDISKNMNLETLNVMKNPLKETDIKKGAANVTIFGFQQQ; via the coding sequence ATGAAAAATAAAATAATTCCGGTGCTTATTCTGATTTTCTCTGTATCCTGTTTCTATAGCCAAAGCCTTATTTTTAAGGATAAAAATCTTGAAAAAGCAGTGATAGAAAATTCTGATCTGAACAAAGACGGAAAAATGAATCAGTTTGAAGCCGAAAGGATTGAAAATTTATTTTTAGTGAATAAAGGGATTACAAATACCGAAGACCTCGCGTATTTTAAAAATGCTAAAATGATCGTGCTGGACGACAACAGTATTTTAAATCTTTCCCTGAAAAACATGGATCATCTCCAGCTTTTTTCCTGTACAGGATGTAAAATTTCAAATTTTAAAGCAGAAAATCTAAAAATTCTGGCTTCACTGTATCTCGACAACAATCAGATTGAAAATATTTCGCTGAAAACAACGCCCAGAATTGATCAATTAACCGTATCTTTAAATAAAATAAAGACCATTGATGTGAGTTCGCTCAAATATCTGAAAAAACTAAATCTTGAGCATAATCTGATTCAAAAACTGGATATTTCCAAAAACATGAATCTGGAAACCTTAAATGTGATGAAAAATCCGCTGAAGGAAACAGACATTAAAAAAGGAGCAGCCAATGTGACGATTTTCGGATTTCAGCAACAGTAA
- the pafA gene encoding alkaline phosphatase PafA: MLRKISVAAAAFLSVLTINAQKNKNSQLERPKLVVGLVVDQMRWDYLYRFYNKYGNDGFKRLLNTGYSLNNVHIPYVPTVTALGHTCIYTGSVPAIHGIAGNDWMDKETGQNVYCTTDESVKPVGTANAKVGSHSPKNLWSTTVTDELRLATNFQGKVIGVSLKDRASILPAGHTPNGAFWFDDSTGDFITSSWYMNDLPQWVKTFNSQDLPDKLVANGWNTLLPIDQYTESSPDNSSWEGLLGSAKTPTFPYSNLAADYQAKKDNIRYTPFGNTLTLKLAEAAIEGEKLGGDDIVDMLAINLASTDYAGHKFGPNSIEVEDVYLRLDKDLAQFFSYLDSKVGKGQYTVFLSADHGGAHSVGFLQEHKITTGFFGDGMDKNVNLKLKEKFGVDKLINAVDNYQIYFDRKLLKENNIKLEDVVDFTVKEIESDPSDLYAVPVNKVSESSIPEPIKQRIINGINRQRSGDIQLISHDSMLPPYSKTGTTHSVWNSYDSHIPLIFMGWGIQHGESNKAYFMTDIAPTVSSLLKIQFPSGNVGNPITEVIGK; this comes from the coding sequence ATGCTTAGGAAAATTTCGGTTGCAGCGGCTGCTTTTTTGTCCGTACTTACAATCAATGCGCAAAAGAACAAAAATTCTCAGTTGGAAAGACCAAAACTTGTAGTAGGTTTAGTTGTGGACCAGATGAGATGGGATTATCTGTACCGTTTTTATAACAAATATGGAAACGATGGTTTCAAAAGACTTTTAAATACAGGATATTCTTTAAATAATGTTCATATCCCGTATGTTCCTACTGTTACGGCTTTAGGACACACGTGTATTTACACAGGTTCCGTTCCTGCAATTCATGGGATCGCAGGAAACGACTGGATGGATAAAGAAACCGGACAAAATGTTTATTGTACTACAGATGAAAGTGTAAAGCCTGTAGGAACAGCTAACGCAAAAGTGGGAAGCCATTCTCCGAAAAATCTATGGTCTACCACTGTTACCGATGAACTTAGGTTGGCAACCAATTTTCAGGGTAAAGTAATCGGGGTTTCTTTAAAAGACAGAGCTTCTATTTTACCGGCAGGACATACGCCGAACGGAGCGTTCTGGTTTGATGATTCCACAGGAGATTTTATCACAAGTTCCTGGTATATGAATGATCTTCCACAGTGGGTAAAAACCTTTAATTCTCAGGATTTACCGGATAAATTGGTTGCCAACGGCTGGAATACTTTGCTTCCGATCGATCAGTATACAGAAAGTTCACCGGATAATTCTTCGTGGGAAGGATTGCTGGGAAGTGCCAAAACACCTACGTTCCCTTACAGTAATTTAGCCGCAGATTATCAGGCTAAAAAAGACAATATCCGTTATACGCCATTCGGAAATACATTAACGCTGAAATTAGCAGAAGCCGCAATAGAAGGTGAAAAGTTAGGAGGAGACGATATTGTGGATATGTTAGCCATCAATTTGGCGTCAACGGATTATGCAGGGCATAAATTTGGTCCGAATTCTATCGAAGTGGAAGATGTTTATTTACGACTTGATAAAGATTTAGCCCAGTTTTTCAGTTATCTGGATTCCAAAGTAGGAAAAGGACAGTACACTGTTTTTCTTTCGGCAGATCATGGCGGTGCCCATTCTGTAGGATTCTTACAGGAACATAAAATTACGACAGGTTTCTTCGGAGACGGGATGGATAAAAACGTCAATCTTAAATTAAAAGAAAAATTCGGGGTTGATAAATTAATCAATGCGGTGGATAATTACCAGATTTATTTCGACAGAAAATTACTCAAAGAAAACAATATTAAATTAGAAGACGTTGTAGATTTCACCGTAAAAGAAATTGAGAGTGATCCTTCAGATTTATATGCTGTTCCTGTAAATAAAGTTTCAGAATCTTCTATTCCTGAACCGATTAAGCAAAGAATTATTAACGGGATCAACAGGCAGAGAAGTGGTGATATCCAGTTGATTTCACATGATTCCATGCTTCCTCCGTATTCAAAAACAGGAACAACACACAGTGTATGGAATTCTTACGACTCGCATATTCCGTTAATTTTTATGGGATGGGGAATTCAGCATGGTGAAAGCAATAAAGCTTATTTCATGACGGATATTGCACCTACCGTTTCTTCATTGCTTAAAATACAGTTTCCGAGTGGAAATGTCGGGAATCCGATTACGGAAGTTATTGGCAAATAA
- a CDS encoding GNAT family N-acetyltransferase: MTRKAQLADVQQLAELFDQYRIFYHKDSDIPAAEKFLTERIENRDSEIFVSENEGRLIGFVQLYPLFSSTRMKRYWLLNDLYVNENYRGKGFSKQLIEASQEMAKSTDAAGILLETGKSNDIGNKLYPSCGFEIYDEVNFYEWKIS, from the coding sequence ATGACAAGAAAAGCCCAACTTGCAGATGTACAGCAATTAGCAGAACTGTTCGATCAGTACAGAATTTTTTACCATAAAGATTCCGATATTCCTGCCGCAGAAAAATTTTTAACAGAAAGAATTGAAAATAGGGATTCTGAAATTTTTGTTTCTGAAAATGAAGGAAGATTAATAGGATTCGTTCAGTTATATCCACTTTTTTCATCTACAAGAATGAAACGATACTGGCTGTTAAATGATTTATATGTGAATGAAAATTACCGTGGAAAAGGCTTTTCAAAACAACTGATTGAAGCATCCCAAGAAATGGCAAAATCAACCGATGCCGCCGGAATTCTTCTGGAAACCGGAAAATCCAACGATATCGGAAACAAGCTTTACCCAAGCTGCGGATTCGAAATCTACGATGAAGTGAATTTTTACGAATGGAAGATTTCATAA
- a CDS encoding cystathionine gamma-synthase — MKTSSFHHPASNQKYKTMNFNTKVIHGGQHHESATGSVNVPVFLTSTFAQKSPGVHSGYEYSRAANPTRQALEDSLASIENGARGLAFGSGLAAIDCVLKLLNPGDEVVAVDDLYGGTYRMFTRLFEKYQLKFTFVNFDDVSKINDVITDKTKLIWIETPTNPLMKLVDIKAVVDVAKGKDILVAVDNTFATPYLQRPIDLGADIVMHSATKYLGGHSDVIAGALIAKDAELGEKLHFIQFASGGILGPHDSYLVLRGIKTLALRVQRHSENGMAVAKYLESHPAVDQVIYPGLESHPQHELAKSQMKDFGGMVSFTFKSGKKEDAIKFLERVKVFTLAESLGGVESLANHPALMTHASIPAEKRAELGITDDLVRLSVGIEDAEDLIADLERAFS, encoded by the coding sequence ATAAAGACATCCAGCTTCCATCATCCCGCTTCAAATCAAAAATATAAAACAATGAATTTCAATACAAAAGTAATACACGGAGGACAGCATCACGAATCTGCAACGGGTTCTGTGAATGTACCTGTATTTTTAACGTCTACCTTCGCACAGAAAAGTCCGGGAGTACATTCCGGCTACGAGTATTCCAGAGCGGCAAACCCTACAAGACAGGCTTTGGAAGACTCTTTGGCAAGCATTGAAAACGGAGCGAGAGGTTTAGCTTTCGGTTCCGGTTTGGCTGCAATCGACTGTGTTTTAAAATTATTGAATCCGGGAGATGAAGTGGTTGCAGTAGACGATTTGTACGGAGGAACGTACAGAATGTTCACCAGACTTTTCGAAAAATATCAGTTGAAATTTACCTTCGTGAATTTTGATGATGTTTCTAAAATCAATGACGTTATTACAGATAAAACAAAACTAATCTGGATTGAAACGCCAACCAATCCTTTAATGAAACTGGTTGATATTAAAGCTGTTGTTGATGTTGCCAAAGGAAAAGATATTCTGGTTGCAGTGGATAACACTTTTGCAACGCCTTATCTTCAGAGACCGATTGATCTGGGAGCCGATATCGTTATGCACTCTGCAACAAAATACTTGGGAGGTCACTCCGATGTTATTGCGGGAGCTTTAATTGCAAAAGATGCCGAACTTGGAGAGAAGCTTCACTTCATTCAGTTTGCAAGCGGAGGAATTTTGGGACCTCACGATTCTTATTTGGTGTTGAGAGGAATTAAAACACTGGCTTTAAGAGTTCAGAGACATTCTGAAAACGGAATGGCGGTAGCGAAATACCTCGAATCTCATCCTGCTGTAGATCAGGTAATTTACCCGGGATTAGAATCTCATCCGCAACACGAACTGGCAAAATCTCAGATGAAAGATTTCGGAGGAATGGTTTCGTTCACTTTTAAATCAGGTAAAAAAGAAGATGCCATCAAATTTTTAGAAAGAGTAAAAGTATTCACTTTAGCTGAATCTTTGGGGGGAGTAGAATCTCTTGCGAATCATCCTGCTTTGATGACTCACGCTTCCATTCCTGCAGAAAAACGCGCAGAATTGGGAATTACAGACGATTTGGTTCGTTTAAGCGTAGGAATCGAAGATGCAGAAGATCTTATCGCAGATCTGGAAAGAGCTTTTTCTTAA
- a CDS encoding DinB family protein gives MTDFQKYVQRYLDLIPSENWLEELKKSGEKTVGIYSELSEEQSLFAYAEGKWTLKELLLHLSDTERIFQYRILAFTRGDQNELPGFDEELYAKQSFANERTLSSLLEEYQLIRKSSQILLETANSEALKNVGSANGNQISAETIGKLIVGHNIHHLNIIEERYLPKL, from the coding sequence ATGACTGATTTTCAAAAATACGTTCAAAGATATTTAGATTTAATTCCCTCAGAAAACTGGCTGGAAGAACTGAAAAAATCCGGAGAAAAAACTGTAGGAATTTATTCTGAACTTTCAGAAGAACAATCTCTTTTTGCTTACGCCGAAGGAAAATGGACGTTGAAAGAACTTCTTTTGCATTTATCCGATACGGAAAGAATTTTTCAGTACAGAATACTGGCTTTTACAAGAGGCGACCAAAATGAATTGCCGGGTTTTGACGAAGAATTATATGCGAAACAGTCTTTCGCGAATGAAAGAACACTAAGTTCACTATTGGAAGAATATCAACTGATCAGAAAATCGTCTCAGATTCTGTTGGAAACTGCAAATTCCGAAGCCTTAAAAAATGTAGGATCTGCCAACGGAAACCAGATTTCTGCCGAAACCATCGGGAAATTAATTGTTGGTCATAATATTCATCATCTTAATATTATTGAGGAAAGGTATTTGCCGAAGTTGTGA